In the Ranitomeya imitator isolate aRanImi1 chromosome 2, aRanImi1.pri, whole genome shotgun sequence genome, acacgagagcggatgaacaaaaacaaatgtaatccataataaatggtaaaagatatgccgacagttgcgctacaattgttggtgctgccatgagacagcccctggaccattgaaaaagtcacagtatttttccctgcaatttgtcgcgtcatcattgttccttccggatcccagactttccaggccagaaaccctgtgctcatctagacgccattctccctgggttatatccccgtttgcagggtcaacagagtctacatactgtggagggctgtatgcagtggcatcacggcggcgcaaaaagttgtggaggacgcaacaagcaagaaccacagagtctatagacgatagtttcatgttcattgcagtgtggaaaacacgaaatcggtttgccatgattccaaacgcattctccacaacgcgtctagctctcgaaagccggtaattaaatatgcgccgctcaggtgtcagagttttctgggagaatggcttcaaaaggttgggatgcagtgggaacgcctcatctccgacaaacacaaagttcatgttttcagtagtgtcactgttgggaggcaaggccagtttgttttctttcaagcggtccccaaaatcggttagctccaaaactccgccatcagataatctcccgttaatccctacagacacacttacaaattcgtagttcgcattaacgagggccatcagaattacgctgaaataacccttatagttataataaaaggagccggagtgtggtggttgggtgatgcggacatgtttcccatccaaggcacccccgcaattagggaactgccattgctcatgaaatccccttgaaatctctttccaatcatccggggtctccgggaaaggcatgtaattttggtgtaaagcagagataattgctttacatgtctccggaattatgacgctgagtagggttcgggaaatcgcagcgcagtaatgcaagtcttgcatagaccttccagtcgccaggaaccggagcgtaacagccagtctctcatccacagggacagcagctcgcatccttgtattttgccgcctaatataaggttccacagcttcaagtaggaaattaaatgaatcctcggacattctcaggtagttcttgaaatcatgcgggttgttctccttcagttccctgattaggcccatgtgggacaattgattcctcttctgcagccactgtctggtccacatgcggcgctgtcgctttgcacgattgtttcgcgcttcagcctccagctggttctgagcttctaacagcaatgcagccgctacaatcgcaggtacatccgaaagagacatggcaacctgaaaaagcacaataaaaaataattattacatatgatttgctaaagtgacacaagacaaccaatactgttaaatagtgttcacacatcttttttttttttgttttttgttataaggcaaagttcacattagcgttttgttcgGTGCAGCCACGGCAATGCATGTGCCACTATATTTTACCTAGGGGCCTGAAATAACATGTGTTGCCCTATCGTTTTGTGAATCATGCGTCAGGACACAGAGGACGATGCATGATGTTTTTTTTCTGACCCTAAAACCATGGAAAAGTTAATGCATGGGTCACAAAAAGCGGCGTTGGGCATGTGCTCACATATCTGTTCAGCGTTGCATCTCAGACGCTGCCCTGTTCTACAGAAATGTGAACATAGGATTTAATGGAaatttatatttacatgtgtaataagCAGCGTTTAACACTACAGCCGCACCTCATTAACATCCCAAAATTACGATACAAGCTACTACAAAACTGAAAGCAAGACAATAAACGCTGTGACTTGGTAACGggaacgccaaaaaaaaaaaaaggatgtctggagccggcgtcacaaacgcgacgctgtgcataatcagagacgctatagcgatgccgatcgcgccgcagctaggacctcctctgggcgtggttaggcggtgccgtacag is a window encoding:
- the LOC138665766 gene encoding uncharacterized protein, with translation MSLSDVPAIVAAALLLEAQNQLEAEARNNRAKRQRRMWTRQWLQKRNQLSHMGLIRELKENNPHDFKNYLRMSEDSFNFLLEAVEPYIRRQNTRMRAAVPVDERLAVTLRFLATGRSMQDLHYCAAISRTLLSVIIPETCKAIISALHQNYMPFPETPDDWKEISRGFHEQWQFPNCGGALDGKHVRITQPPHSGSFYYNYKGYFSVILMALVNANYEFVSVSVGINGRLSDGGVLELTDFGDRLKENKLALPPNSDTTENMNFVFVGDEAFPLHPNLLKPFSQKTLTPERRIFNYRLSRARRVVENAFGIMANRFRVFHTAMNMKLSSIDSVVLACCVLHNFLRRRDATAYSPPQYVDSVDPANGDITQGEWRLDEHRVSGLESLGSGRNNDDATNCREKYCDFFNGPGAVSWQHQQL